A region of the Amycolatopsis sp. cg13 genome:
TGCATCGCGGCGACCACGTCGTCCTCGCTCAAGCCGCGGCTGTTGACCGTGTGCGTGGCCCCGAAGTCCTTGGCCCACCGGAGTTTCCGGTCGTCGGTGTCGATCGCGACGATCGTGGTGGCCCCGGCCAGCTGCGCGCCCGCGATGGCCGCGTCGCCGACGCCGCCGCAGCCGATCACCGCGACCGAATCGCCGCGCCCGACCGCGCCGGTGTTGATCGCCGCGCCGAGCCCGGCCATCACGCCACAGCCCAGCAACCCGGCGACGGCGGGTTCCGCGCGCTCGTCGACCTTGGTGCACTGTCCACTGTGGACGAGCGTCTTCTCCAGGAAAGCCCCGACGCCCAGCGCGGGCGACAACTTCGTGCCGTCGGTGAGCGTCATCGGCTGCTCGGCGTTGAAAGTCGAGAAGCAGTACCAGGGCTTGCCGCGCTTGCACGCCCGGCAGGTGCCGCAGACCGCGCGCCAGTTGAGGATCACGTAGTCGCCGGGCGCGAGATCGGTGACGCCCGCGCCGACCTTGTCCACCCGACCCGCGGCTTCGTGCCCGAGCAGGAACGGGAACTCGTTGTTGATCCCGCCCTCGCGATAGTGCAGGTCGGTGTGGCAGACCCCGCAAGCCTGCACCGACACGACGGCCTCGCCCGGTCCGGGATCCGGCACCACCACCGTCTCGAGCGTGACCGGCTCACCCTTGGCCCGTGACACGACTCCCTGGACCTCGTACGGCATATGCACAACCCTTCGACGGCGTTCAGGGGCAGCTAATCACGGATCATGCGCATGTGGCCATAGCCCGGTCTCGTGAGTGTTTATCGCGGTTAGAACCGGGATTGCCGCGCACGAGCCACCTACTCACCAGTCACCCCGTCGACCAACTCACGCACCACATCCAGCTGCCCCACATGCCGCGCGTACTCCTGAAGCAGGTGAAACAGGATCCAGCTCAACGCGGGAGGCCGCTCCGGAGAATCGAAGCGGCCGCCGCCGCTTGCGATGTCCTGCAGCTGAGCGCCAGCCACGATCTCGCGGGAGGCCGCGCATTCGGCTTGGAAGAGCGCCCGGATCTCATCCGCCGATTCCTCCGCCCCCACGGACCACTTCCCGGTCTCGGGGTCGTTCTCGCCCCAGACCGGATCCATGTCCTCGCCAAGGAATCCCCAGCGCAGCCACCGCCGTTCCACGAACGCGAGGTGCTTGAGCAGCTCGAGCGGGGTCCAGCCCGACGGGAGCCTGCTGGTGCGCAGCTCGGCCTCGGCCAAGCCGTCCAGCTTGCGCAGCAGCGTGTCGCGGTAGTAGTCGAGGTAAGCGAGCAGCAGCTCGCGGGGATCCGACAGGCTGTCCGGAGGCTCGGTCACGAACGGCACTGTAGTGCCGTGGCGGCAGGGCGAACCAGCCAATAATTACGGCGTGATCAGGTAAACGACCCCGCCCGGCCCGCCGGCCACCGCGCCGCTCTCGGTGTGCCGCTTCGTGCGCTGCCAGATCTTCTCGAACTGGTCCCGCTTGTACACCGTGCGCACGCGGCCGTCGGAGCTGGACGCCGGGTCATTCGCGATCACATCGCCCGCCTGGGTGAAACCGACGACGACCATCAGGTGCCCGGCCGTGCCGTAGCCCGCGCCGTCGAGTTCGCTGGCCAGGAACGACTGCGAGGTGATCACCGGGATGCCGCGCGCGATGTAGCCCTCGAGTTCGTTGAGGTCGTGCAGCCGCGTGATGTGCCCGCGCAACCCGAGCGAAGCGGCGTACGCGGTGTTGAACGGCCAGTTGCCGGTGCCGTCGTAGGCGTAGTCGAAGGTGTTGCGTGCGGCGTAGACGACCGAACGGTCCTGGTAGTCCGCCGGGATCCAGTCCATCTGCTGCGCGGACGGCTTGCGGCCCCAGTATTCGGCGACCATCTCGGTCGACGTCGGGCTGCACCAGGCTTCGCCGCCACCGCCGTACTGCGGGAACTGTCCTTTGTGGATGTTCTGGGCGAACGGCGGCACCTTCAGCTCGATCCCGCGCGCCCGGCCGGGTTTGGTGGCCTGGACGTCGAACCGGTCCGGCACGTTCGAGGTCATCGCGCCGAGCGAGGACAGCGTCGGCGTAGTCGGCGAACCCTGCTCGCGGTACAGCGTCACGCGCAGCTGGTACGAGCGCAGCGTGACGCCCGCCTTCGTGGCGAGCGTGTCGACGTCGACCGAGGCGTTGGCGTCGCTCTGCCCGTCCACGCTGGTGCGGTGGATGTCGGCGTCCCCGCTGGCCCAGCGGCCCATGGTGTACCAAGTGGTTTCGGCTCCAGCCGAAGTCCGGCCGCGCGCCTGCACCTCCAGCCACGTCTTCGCCGGGGTGCGCGCGTTCCACGACGCGATCAGCTGCGTCGCGTCGAAGCCCTGCCGGTACTTCGGCGACGTCCAGGTGCCGTAGTCGTAGGTGCGCGTGGTGCCGAGCCCCGGTTCGGTGTGCGCGACGCTGCCCGCCGGATGCGTGATCCGCAGGCCGCCGTAGCCGAAGCCGAGCCCGTCGAGCCGGCCCGCGAAGAACGAGCCGGACGACCATTCGTGGTAGTCGATGGCCTCGTCGTTCCGCGCGTGCTGCGGTTCAGCAGCGGCCTGTGTCGCGCCAGCCGTGAGCATGACGATGGACAGTAACGTGCACAATCCGCGAACCCGCATTCCGGCTCCGTCCCCAGACCCCAGTGGTAGCCAAAGATTTTCGCCTTCCGGAGCGGGTAAGTAAAGAGCCGCCGCTACAACACTGCTTGCGTCTGGGTGATTTTCGCGGCCAGCTTGCCGTCGTCGTCATGGATTTCGGTCTCGACGACCACGACCCGTCGCCCGGCGTGCAGTGGTCTGGACGACGCGGTGGCGTACCCCGAACGGACGCCGCGCAGGAAGTTGGTCTTCGACTCCAGCGTCATCGTGCCCTGCGCGCCCTCGGGAAGATTGAGGAACGCGCAGACGGCTCCGGTCGAATCGGCCAGTGCCATCAGCGCGCCGCCGTGCAGCACGCCGCCGAGCGTGCACAGCGATTCGTCCCACGCGATCCGGCTGCGGACCAGGTCCGGGCCGTGCTCCAGCACCTCGATGCCGAGCCGTTCGCTGAACGGCATCGTCTTGTGGAATAGCTGCGTGCCTTCGACGTCGGTCATGCCGAGCAGTCAACCGCAGCCGGATGCATGGCGTCGATTACCTCGCGGGTAATCAGCTGAGCGGGTTAGTGAGCAGCAGCTCGGTGTTGCGATCGCCCGCCTCGCCGACGTGGCTGAGGTTCGCGTGGATGTCGTTGTAGGAGAACTCGCGGTACATCGAGGCGAGCGCGTCGGGCGTGCGGGCGGAGTAATCCACGGCGTACGGGGCGTCGGCCTCGATGAGCGTGGTGAACACCGACAGCGTGCCGTCGTGGTTGTCCGCCAGTTCGATCACGCGGGCGTGCTGCGGGAAGTCGATGTGGCTGGCGGTGTTGATCTCCCAGAAGCTCTGCGCCGGGGTTTTGCCGACGTGCGGGGTGATCTTGTTGAGGTGCGTGTGCCCGTTGACCCACGCCACGACGTTCGGGAAGCGCTGCAGCAGCGCGACGAACGTGTCGCCGTTGAGCCGTGGGTCCAGCAGGTGGCGCGCGTCGGGCAGGAGATTGCCCATGGTGCCGCTGGTGTGGTGGCTGAAGAGGACGAACAGCTCGTCGGTGACGGAGTGCGTGACCTTGCGGCCGAAGAAGTCGTAGTACGTCGAGCTGTTGCGCTTGAGCGTCGACTCCACCCAGTTGAATTGCGCGAGCCCGATCGACCCGTCCGCAAACCCGCCCTGGGTAGTGGTGTCGAGGCTGATGCCGGTGACGCCGGGCGCGATCCGGAACGTGTAGTAGACGTTGCGCCCGTCGGAGTTGGCGTCGGTGAAGCCATGTCCGACCGGCCCCGGCCCGGTGTTCTTCGCGGCGAGATGTGCCTTGACGAACTCCGAAGTGCTGAACGGCCGCCGCCGCGGATCCGGCGTGACCTCGCGAACGGTGCCGCCGCCGAACAGTTCGCCAAGCGGCACACTCTGGCCCTGTTGGATGGCGGTGCCGAGCTTGCGCGCGCTGCTCTCGTCCTTGCCGATGACCTTGTATTTGCCGGTGTACCAGGCCTCGATGCCCGGAATGCCCTCCGGCAGCGTGCCGACGACGCTGTCGTCGTGATTGCCGAACGTGCAGTACCACGGCAGGTTCAACCCAGGCGCGGTGAACGACGAGATCCCGGCCTCGAGCAGTCCGGGGATCTGCGGAAAGCCCTTCTTGGTGTAGTCGTCGGCGAGCCGGGTGCCGGGGTTCCAGAACTCCGGGTTGCCGGAGGCCTGAACACCCTCGTAGCGATTCGGGTCGCCGGAGTTGGGCGTGATCGCGCCGCCGTTGAGCGTTGTGAGGAACCAGTCGAGTTCGAGCAGTTCGTGGTTGTCGGTGTTGTCGCCGGTGGTCATGACGAAGTCGAACTGCCGCCCGGTGAACGGCCCCGCGCGCAGGCTGTTGACCCGCTTGACGAGCGCGCTGGTCGCGACCGTGCCCAGCGTTTCCTGCGGCCGATGCGCGGATCCGATGAACGGATGCAGATACTCGAACCGGGCAGGCGATTCGGTGTCGGTGATGTGCAGGTCGGTGAACTGCACGAACGCCCCGAGCGCGGTCCGCCGGTCGTCGCGCCCGGCCTTGGCCTCGACGAGATCCGCCCGCACCGCGACCGGCCAGCCGGGTCCGGCGGAAAGCCGCGAGTACCCAGTCGGCGCACCGGAAGCAGCCTGTTCCAGTGTCGTGCCGCCGGTCCGGACAGCCCGCTGGCTGGTCCGCCGCAACGCCCGGTCCAGTGCGTTGGCCGTCGGAGTGCAGAGCAGCAATCCCACGCCCGCCGCACCCGCGGTGGTGAACGCCCGCCTGGTCAGTTCCGCCATGTTCCCGCTCCCCGCCTCTCGCCCGTGCTGCAGCACGCTCCCGGATGTCCATGACCGGCCGGTGAACGAGACCAGAGCAGAATGCGAAGGTCTCTCACATTTGCCGTGACAATGCGGGTGACTTTGTCACATGAGGGAGAGGGGTGCTACCGCCGAACGGAGGGGGTGACTTCGCGGGCCAGCGCGATCCGGGCCGGAGCACGCTGGCCCGCCGCGGGCTCGCGAAAGCTGGTCAGTCGATGCCTTCGACGATGCGGAAGTCGCGCTCGACGCCGTCGGAGAGGACGGCCAGCGCTTCCTGGTAAGCCTCGCTCTCGTAGGCGGCGACGGCTTGTTCGAAGCTGTCGAACTCGATCAGAACGGCGCGTTCGGCGATTCCGGACTCGCGGGTGGCTACCCGGCCGTCACGAGACAGGAGCCGCCCGCCCCCGGCTCGCACGGCCGGACCGGCCAGCTTGTTGTAGGCGGCCAGCTTCTCGGGGTCGGAAATGACGCGGTAGATGCTGGCCCAGTAGCCCTTGGCCATGGAAACCTCCGGATGCATAGATCATTTATATAAATACTCTATGCTTCACGGATGAGCCGTCAAGACGACGACACTCGGGGCGCTTCCGCGGCGATCGGGTCGGTCCTCTACGGGCTGGCCACCAGGGCCGCGAGACGGCTGCCGCGCGGAATCAGCATGACCTCCGCCGCCACCCTGGCGACCCTGCACCGGTGCGGCCCGCGCCGCATTACCGAACTGGCCGCGATCGAGGGCGTCACCCAGCCCGCGATGACCGCCCTGGTCCGGTCGATGGAGGAATCCGGCCTGGTCGAGCGGAAGGGCGACGCGGCCGACAAGCGGGTCACGCTGGTGTGGCTCACCGAAGCCGGCGCGTCGTACGTGAAGAAGCGGCACCAGGCGGGCATCGACGCGTTCGCGCGGCTGATCGGCGAACTCGCCGCCGACGAGGTCGGGGCTCTCGTGGCGGCGCTTCCGGCGTTGACGCACCTGGCGGAGCTCGAATGCCAGGACCGCGAAGGGCCTCAGCAGTAGAACGCGCAGGTAGCCCCCACCGCGGACAGCGACACGAAGAACCAGATCAAGAAAATCACCGCCGGGATCGCGGCCAGGATCCCGCACACCAGTCCGGCGATGCCCATGCCCTGCCCGGTCCACCCGGGCTTGCCCGCCTGCACCATGCCCGCCCAGGAGAGGCCGATCGCCGTGATCGCCGCGACCACGTCGAAGAACGGAACCCAGAAGAAGATCAACGCCACGATCCCGACGACCATCCCGGCCACCGCGAGCCCGCTGGTCTTCAACGGCACGCCACCCGGATACGGAGCCCCATACGGCGCCCCGTACATCGGTGCCCCATAAGGCACCGGCGGCTGGCCGTATCCCGGCGCGGGCGTCGGCCCGGACGGATACCCGGGTGCCGGGACGGGCCCGGACGGATGGCCCTGCGCCGGGTCTTGGCCGGGGTAGGGCTGCTGCTGATAAGGGTCCGTCATGGGTGCACTCCTGCTACGACTGTGGCGACGGTGAGTCGTCGGCGGCTAACGGCGAAACGTTACGCGCGGTTGCCGGTCGATGTGACGGTTTTCAGCCTTTCAACCCGGATTCGGTGACCCCGCGTACCAGATACCGCTGGAGAAACGCGAAGAGCAGCACGATCGGCACGATCGACAGCACCGCGGCCAGGAACAGCAGGTTCAGCTGCGGGTTCTGCGCGGTGAGCAGCCCGGAGAGCGCGACCTGCACCGTCCACGAGTCCGGCGACTGCGCGATGATCAGCGGCCACAGGAACGCGTTCCAGCTGCCGATCACGGTGATCACCGCGATCGCGGCGAAAAACCCGCGCGAGTTGGGCACCACGATCTTGCGGAAGACGCCCCAGCGGGACAGGCCGTCGACGCGGCCGGCGTCTTCCAGCTCCTTCGGGAAGTCGAGGAAGTACTGCCGGAACAGGAAAACGCTGAACGCGCTGAACAGGCCCGGGATCACCAGCCCGCGGAAATCCGAGAGCCAGCCGAGCGTCGACACCACCACGAAACTCGGCACGAACGTCACGGACGTCGGGATCATCAGCGTCGCCAGCACCGCGTAGAAAACCGGCTTCGAGTAGCGGTACGGCACCCGCGCCAGCCCGTAGCCGGCGAGCGAGCACACCACCAGCAGGCCGACGGTTTGCAGGACCGCGACGACGACCGAGTTCAGGATGCTGCGCGCGAACGGCACGTCCTGCTGGTCGAACAGCTTGGTGAAATTCTCCCAGTGGATCTGCTTCGGCCACAGCGTCCAGCCCGGCGCGGTGAGCTCCGCGCGCGAGGCGAGACCGTTGCGCAGCAACAGATAGAACGGCAGCAGGAACAGGATCGCGGACACGCCGAGCGCCGTCCAGCGAAGCACCGCGCGGATCATGACGCGCTCCGATCGAACCGGAAAAGCTTGCCCTGCAGCAGAGTGACCACGGCGATCAGCAGCGCCAGGATGATCGCGCCCGCGCTGCCGCGGCCCAGATCCTGGCCGCCGGAGCCGAGGGAGGTGTAGTAGAGGTACACCAGCGGCGGCCGCGCGAACGGCGGATAACCCCGGGAATCGCCCATGATGTTGTAGAACTCGTCGAACGCCTGATACGCGTTGATCAGGTTCAGCAGCAGGACGGCCACCGACGTCGCGCGCAGTTGCGGCAGCGTGATGTGCCGGAACACCTGCCAGCCTGGTTTCGCGCCGTCGAGCCACGCCGCCTCGTACAGATGCTGCGGAATCCGTTGCAGCGCAGCGAGGAACAGGATCATGTAGAAGCCGAGCTGCAGCCACAGCCGGGCGGTCACCAGCACGATCCAGTACAGCGGCGGGTGCACGGTGCCGGTCCACGCCACCGGGTCGATGCCGAAGACGCCGAGCACGGTGTTCGCGAGGCCGTAGCGGACGCCGGAGAACAGCGACGTCTTCCAGATCAGCGACGCCACCACGTACGAACACGCGAACGGCAGGAAGAACACCGAACGGAAGAACGCCTTCGCGAACCGCAGCTGGTTCACGCCGACCGCCAACGCCAGCGACAGCACGAACGTCAGCGGAACGATGAACACGGCGAACACGCTGAACGTGCCGAGGCTCGCGACGAACGGGCCGTCGGAGAGCATGTGCGCGTAGTTGTCCAGGCCGACGAAGACGCTCGGGGTGACCGTGTTGCGCGCGTCGAAGAACGACAGGTACAGGCTCCACCCGATCGGCACGTAGGCGAAGATCGCCAGTCCGAGCAGGAACGGGCCGACAAACCCCCAGAACGCCAGCGTATCCCGGGTTTTCCGGGACAGCTTCATCCGAAAAGGCGTTTCAGCTCGGACTGCGCGACGGTGACCGCGGCCTTCGTCTGCGCCACCGGGTCCGCGCCCTCCTTGGCGATCTTCGCGACCGCGTCCGACAGCGCGGTGTTCGAGGTCTGTGTCCACACTGGACCGCCGATGAGGTGGCTGTTCTCCTTGACGAACTTCACCACGTCCGCGGCCGGACCGGTTTGCAGCGTCTGCGCTTTGTCGATCAGGCTCTGCCGGGCGGGCACGTGGAAGCCGTACCGGGTGGCGAATTCGAGCTGGCTGTCGGTCTGGTCGATCCACAGCCACTTCACGAACGCCTTGGCCTCGTTGACGTGCGCGCTCTTCGCGTTGACCATCGCGCCGTACGCGCCCACCGGAACCGACGGCTTGCCGCTGTCGTCCAGCTTCGGGAACGGCAGGACGCCGAAGTCGTCGTTGAGCGCGTCGCGGACCTTCGGGACGTTCCACAGCCCGGTCCACTGCATCGCGCAGAGCCCGTCGACGAACGCTCCCGGATCCGACCAGTCGGCGGGCGCGCCGAGCAGCAGGGAACCGTTGGTGTTCAGCGTGTGCAGCTTGCTGAAGGCGGCGGCCGAGCGCGGATCGTCGAAGCCGACCTCGCGGTTGTTGTTCTTCAGGTAGTCGAGCCCGGCCGACCACAGCAGCGGCCCGGTGAGCGTGCCGACGCCGCCGTCATTGCCCGCGAACAGGCCCTTCACGCCGTCCTTCGACAGCTTGCTCGCGGCGTCGATCAGCTCGTCGACGGTCTGCGGCGGCTGCACGCCCGCGGCCTGCAGCATGCTCTTGCGGTAGAAGAGCACCTGTGTGTCGGTGGCCTGCGGAATGCCGTAGACCTTGCCCTCCACGGTCTGCGCGGCGAGCACGGCGGGACTGAAGTCGTTCTTGACCGGCCCGATGATGTCGTCCAGCGACACCACCTGGTTCTGCCGGACCCAGTCGATCTTCACCTGCGCCTCGAAGACGTCCGGCACTGGACTGTTCTGCAGCGCGGTGACGATCTTCGAGTCGTAGTCGCCCGGGTTCCACACGACGTTGACCTTCGCGCCCGGGTAGCTGGCCGCGTAGTTCTTGACGGCTTCCTGCACGCCGTCCTCGCCATAGGCGTGGTACCACTGCTGCAGCGTGACCTTCGGGGCCTGCGACGTGGTCGGCGCACCCGCCGACATCGCCGTGGACGGCGGCGGATCCCCCGGCCGCCCGGTATTCGACCCGCACGCCGCCGCGACCGCTCCCACCGCCGCCGTTCCCGCCAACGACAGGAACGCCCTCCTGCTTCGCTGCTGCATCCCCAGTTCTCCTCCGACGTGCTGGGAAGGACTCCTTGCGTGCAACAGATTCCCGCACGAAGTCCTTCCCAGGCCGACAACTCGCCGGAGATTTACCGCTCAGAGGTGTGAGATGTCGAGCTTTCCCTCGGAGTAGGACGCGCGCAGCCGCTTCTTGTCGAACTTGCCGACGCTCGTCTTGGGCACCTCCTCCACGAAGGTCCAGTTCTCCGGCAGCTGCCACTTCGCGACCTTGTCCGACAGGTATTCGCGCAGTTCTTCGGCGGTGGCCTGCTGGCCTTCCTTCACCACGACGGCGACCAGCGGGCGTTCGTCCCACTTCTCGTCCGGGATGCCGACGACTGCCGCCTCGGCTACCGCCGGATGGCCCATCACCGCGTTCTCCAGGTCCACCGACGAGATCCACTCGCCGCCGGACTTGATCACGTCCTTCGCGCGGTCGGTCAGGGTCAGGAAGCCGTCCGGGCTGATCTTGCCGACGTCGCCGGTGCGCAGCCAGCCGTCGTGGAACTTCTCCGGATCGATGTCGCTTCCGCCGTGGTAGGCGCCCGCGATCCACGGACCCGAGACCTCCAGTTCGCCGACCGCCTCGTTGTCCCACGGCAGTTCCTCGCCGTCGTCGCCGATCAGCCGGGCCGCCACGGACGCCGGGAACCGGCCCTGGGTGTAGCGGTAGGCCCAGCGCTCCTCGCCGGTCGCGCTGGCGGGCGGACGCGCGACGCTGCCCAGCGGCGACGTCTCGGTCATGCCCCACGCGTGCAGGATCGGCACGTCGTAGCGCTCCTCGAAGGCGTGCATGAGCGACGGCGGCGCGGCCGATCCGCCGACGACCACCTCGCGCACGTGGCTGATGTCCTGCGGGTTCGCGTCCAGGTGCGCGAGCAGGCCCTGCCAGATCGTCGGCACCGCGGCGGCGAAGGTGGGCTTCTCCGCGGCCAGCAGCGCCGCGATCGGGGCCGGCTGCAGGAACCGGTCCGGCATCAGCAGCGAGGCGCCGACCATCATCGCCGCGTACGGCAGGCCCCACGACATCGCGTGGAACATCGGCACGATCGCCAGCGCGAGGTCTTCCTGGGCAAGCCGCATGCTGTCGGTCATGCAGACCTGCATCGAGTGCAGCCAGATCGACCGGTGCGAGTAGACGACGCCCTTCGGGTCGCCGGTGGTGCCGGACGTGTAACACATCGCGGCCGCGGCCCGCTCGTCGATCTCCGGCCAGTCGAACTCGTCGGACTGCCCGGCCAGCAGCTCGTCGTAGGAGTGCACGGTGACGCCCTCGGGCGCGGTGAGCGCGGACGCGTCGCCGTTGGCCACGATCACGTGCTTGACCGTCTTCATCCCCGGCAGGTTGCTCGCCAGCAGCGGGACGAGCGTGCCGTCGACGATGACGACGTGGTCCTCGGCGTGGTTCGCGACGAAAACCAGCTGTTCGGGGAACAGCCGGATGTTCAGCGTGTGCAGCACCGCGCCCATGGCGGGCACTGCCAGGTAGGCGGCGAGGTGCTCGGCGTTGTTCCACATGAACGTGCCGACCCGCTGGTCGCCGGTGACGCCGAGACCGCGCAGCGCGTTCGCCAGCCGGGCGGCGTGCTTGCCGAGCTCCGCGTACGTCTCCCGGCGGGCTTCTGAACCGGTCCAGGTGACGACTTCGCTCTTCGCGTGCACCTTCGTGCCGTGGCGCAGCAGCTTCGCGAGCGACAGCTGTCCGTCCTGCATCGTGCTCAACATGGGTGACTCCCGTGGTGCTGGTTCGCCGGTGAACTGGGGGTGCGCCCGACTCTAATGCGCATCCGCCGGATCAGGCACGAACAAGTTCGGTAACGGCTTGTCGGGCCGCTCCCGCCATCGGGTGGCGGCCCCGGCCGTTCATGATCCACTTCTGTCGCGCTTTCTGTTGCGGGACAAGAAAATGCGTTGTGTTAACTGCGGCGAAATACACTCCCGTTCGGGTGAGGTAATGGGGGTGGAAATGAGCCCTTCGGGGCCGTTTTCACAGGTCGCGAGGGGTCCCCTCGCGCAGGTCCGCCGTGCCCGTCGACGGGTGATAAGTGCGTGTCGGTTGCGCGTACTGCGGGCACGTGGCGTTTACTGGGGCCGTGGTAAGTGACGGCTGGCCAGCGCTTGCAGCTGCAAGCATCGGCTGAGACCGTCGGCCGCGAAAGCGGAGACCTGAGAG
Encoded here:
- a CDS encoding S-(hydroxymethyl)mycothiol dehydrogenase; the protein is MPYEVQGVVSRAKGEPVTLETVVVPDPGPGEAVVSVQACGVCHTDLHYREGGINNEFPFLLGHEAAGRVDKVGAGVTDLAPGDYVILNWRAVCGTCRACKRGKPWYCFSTFNAEQPMTLTDGTKLSPALGVGAFLEKTLVHSGQCTKVDERAEPAVAGLLGCGVMAGLGAAINTGAVGRGDSVAVIGCGGVGDAAIAGAQLAGATTIVAIDTDDRKLRWAKDFGATHTVNSRGLSEDDVVAAMQDATNSFGPDVVIDAVGRPETWRQAFYGRDLAGTVVLVGVPTPEMKLNDLPLIDFFARGGSLKSSWYGDCLPSRDFPMLVDLYLQGRLPLDKFVTERIGVDGVEQAFERMHHGDVLRSVVEF
- a CDS encoding TIGR03767 family metallophosphoesterase: MAELTRRAFTTAGAAGVGLLLCTPTANALDRALRRTSQRAVRTGGTTLEQAASGAPTGYSRLSAGPGWPVAVRADLVEAKAGRDDRRTALGAFVQFTDLHITDTESPARFEYLHPFIGSAHRPQETLGTVATSALVKRVNSLRAGPFTGRQFDFVMTTGDNTDNHELLELDWFLTTLNGGAITPNSGDPNRYEGVQASGNPEFWNPGTRLADDYTKKGFPQIPGLLEAGISSFTAPGLNLPWYCTFGNHDDSVVGTLPEGIPGIEAWYTGKYKVIGKDESSARKLGTAIQQGQSVPLGELFGGGTVREVTPDPRRRPFSTSEFVKAHLAAKNTGPGPVGHGFTDANSDGRNVYYTFRIAPGVTGISLDTTTQGGFADGSIGLAQFNWVESTLKRNSSTYYDFFGRKVTHSVTDELFVLFSHHTSGTMGNLLPDARHLLDPRLNGDTFVALLQRFPNVVAWVNGHTHLNKITPHVGKTPAQSFWEINTASHIDFPQHARVIELADNHDGTLSVFTTLIEADAPYAVDYSARTPDALASMYREFSYNDIHANLSHVGEAGDRNTELLLTNPLS
- a CDS encoding DUF4190 domain-containing protein, yielding MTDPYQQQPYPGQDPAQGHPSGPVPAPGYPSGPTPAPGYGQPPVPYGAPMYGAPYGAPYPGGVPLKTSGLAVAGMVVGIVALIFFWVPFFDVVAAITAIGLSWAGMVQAGKPGWTGQGMGIAGLVCGILAAIPAVIFLIWFFVSLSAVGATCAFYC
- a CDS encoding peptidase C39 family protein; translation: MRVRGLCTLLSIVMLTAGATQAAAEPQHARNDEAIDYHEWSSGSFFAGRLDGLGFGYGGLRITHPAGSVAHTEPGLGTTRTYDYGTWTSPKYRQGFDATQLIASWNARTPAKTWLEVQARGRTSAGAETTWYTMGRWASGDADIHRTSVDGQSDANASVDVDTLATKAGVTLRSYQLRVTLYREQGSPTTPTLSSLGAMTSNVPDRFDVQATKPGRARGIELKVPPFAQNIHKGQFPQYGGGGEAWCSPTSTEMVAEYWGRKPSAQQMDWIPADYQDRSVVYAARNTFDYAYDGTGNWPFNTAYAASLGLRGHITRLHDLNELEGYIARGIPVITSQSFLASELDGAGYGTAGHLMVVVGFTQAGDVIANDPASSSDGRVRTVYKRDQFEKIWQRTKRHTESGAVAGGPGGVVYLITP
- a CDS encoding PaaI family thioesterase produces the protein MTDVEGTQLFHKTMPFSERLGIEVLEHGPDLVRSRIAWDESLCTLGGVLHGGALMALADSTGAVCAFLNLPEGAQGTMTLESKTNFLRGVRSGYATASSRPLHAGRRVVVVETEIHDDDGKLAAKITQTQAVL
- a CDS encoding carbohydrate ABC transporter permease; protein product: MIRAVLRWTALGVSAILFLLPFYLLLRNGLASRAELTAPGWTLWPKQIHWENFTKLFDQQDVPFARSILNSVVVAVLQTVGLLVVCSLAGYGLARVPYRYSKPVFYAVLATLMIPTSVTFVPSFVVVSTLGWLSDFRGLVIPGLFSAFSVFLFRQYFLDFPKELEDAGRVDGLSRWGVFRKIVVPNSRGFFAAIAVITVIGSWNAFLWPLIIAQSPDSWTVQVALSGLLTAQNPQLNLLFLAAVLSIVPIVLLFAFLQRYLVRGVTESGLKG
- a CDS encoding MarR family winged helix-turn-helix transcriptional regulator; the protein is MSRQDDDTRGASAAIGSVLYGLATRAARRLPRGISMTSAATLATLHRCGPRRITELAAIEGVTQPAMTALVRSMEESGLVERKGDAADKRVTLVWLTEAGASYVKKRHQAGIDAFARLIGELAADEVGALVAALPALTHLAELECQDREGPQQ
- a CDS encoding ABC transporter substrate-binding protein, whose amino-acid sequence is MQQRSRRAFLSLAGTAAVGAVAAACGSNTGRPGDPPPSTAMSAGAPTTSQAPKVTLQQWYHAYGEDGVQEAVKNYAASYPGAKVNVVWNPGDYDSKIVTALQNSPVPDVFEAQVKIDWVRQNQVVSLDDIIGPVKNDFSPAVLAAQTVEGKVYGIPQATDTQVLFYRKSMLQAAGVQPPQTVDELIDAASKLSKDGVKGLFAGNDGGVGTLTGPLLWSAGLDYLKNNNREVGFDDPRSAAAFSKLHTLNTNGSLLLGAPADWSDPGAFVDGLCAMQWTGLWNVPKVRDALNDDFGVLPFPKLDDSGKPSVPVGAYGAMVNAKSAHVNEAKAFVKWLWIDQTDSQLEFATRYGFHVPARQSLIDKAQTLQTGPAADVVKFVKENSHLIGGPVWTQTSNTALSDAVAKIAKEGADPVAQTKAAVTVAQSELKRLFG
- a CDS encoding carbohydrate ABC transporter permease, yielding MKLSRKTRDTLAFWGFVGPFLLGLAIFAYVPIGWSLYLSFFDARNTVTPSVFVGLDNYAHMLSDGPFVASLGTFSVFAVFIVPLTFVLSLALAVGVNQLRFAKAFFRSVFFLPFACSYVVASLIWKTSLFSGVRYGLANTVLGVFGIDPVAWTGTVHPPLYWIVLVTARLWLQLGFYMILFLAALQRIPQHLYEAAWLDGAKPGWQVFRHITLPQLRATSVAVLLLNLINAYQAFDEFYNIMGDSRGYPPFARPPLVYLYYTSLGSGGQDLGRGSAGAIILALLIAVVTLLQGKLFRFDRSAS
- a CDS encoding DinB family protein, translating into MTEPPDSLSDPRELLLAYLDYYRDTLLRKLDGLAEAELRTSRLPSGWTPLELLKHLAFVERRWLRWGFLGEDMDPVWGENDPETGKWSVGAEESADEIRALFQAECAASREIVAGAQLQDIASGGGRFDSPERPPALSWILFHLLQEYARHVGQLDVVRELVDGVTGE
- a CDS encoding DUF1330 domain-containing protein, giving the protein MAKGYWASIYRVISDPEKLAAYNKLAGPAVRAGGGRLLSRDGRVATRESGIAERAVLIEFDSFEQAVAAYESEAYQEALAVLSDGVERDFRIVEGID